A genomic window from Sphingobacterium spiritivorum includes:
- a CDS encoding glycosyltransferase family 4 protein, translated as MEVLFVSHKYPPGTGGMQKQSYELITGMYRHCTVHQIVYEGEEHILYFFLRLQLRILQKCRKYPSISVIHFNDGLLAAFCLLHRKYPHLKKSLTLHGLDVVFPNKLFQKKILPKFNRYHQFIAVSQATATAAINRGLDAKKMLVIANGVDDRPPVAPLLTVESGTKNIPTYIIALGRPVKRKGFSWFIEEVLPHLHQSIELIIVGPFQKKKPLLESILAVLPKNLSEQILLFLGYPSDESAIRKLSMEGSNTRRFRHLGKLPAIELQQYLNRSLAFVMPNIPIAGDMEGFGLVCLEACQAGTLVLAADIDGIPQAIQHQKNGWLLPAKDADAWILEINSLHRNSKKRDQMIPLFQTFTSQNYGWDIMVQHYFQAFQSLDSTAT; from the coding sequence ATGGAAGTCTTATTCGTCAGTCATAAATACCCGCCAGGTACCGGAGGTATGCAAAAACAGAGTTACGAACTGATCACAGGAATGTACAGACATTGTACCGTTCACCAGATTGTTTATGAAGGAGAGGAACATATCCTTTATTTCTTTCTGAGGCTTCAGCTAAGAATTTTACAGAAATGCAGGAAATACCCGTCTATTTCTGTTATACATTTTAATGATGGATTGCTAGCTGCCTTCTGCCTGTTGCACCGCAAATATCCGCATCTGAAAAAATCCCTGACCTTACATGGATTAGACGTAGTCTTTCCAAATAAGCTCTTTCAAAAGAAGATATTACCCAAATTTAACCGTTACCATCAATTTATAGCCGTCAGCCAGGCTACTGCCACAGCTGCAATAAACAGAGGACTCGATGCGAAAAAGATGCTTGTGATTGCTAATGGAGTAGATGACCGGCCTCCTGTAGCTCCCCTACTAACGGTAGAATCCGGCACAAAAAATATCCCGACATACATAATAGCATTAGGTCGTCCGGTCAAAAGAAAAGGCTTTTCCTGGTTTATCGAAGAAGTACTTCCTCATCTGCATCAATCCATAGAACTGATTATCGTCGGACCTTTTCAGAAAAAGAAACCACTTCTGGAGAGTATACTGGCTGTACTTCCTAAAAATCTAAGTGAGCAGATTCTATTATTTCTGGGGTATCCTTCTGACGAAAGCGCGATCCGTAAACTTTCTATGGAAGGCAGCAATACAAGGAGATTCAGGCATCTGGGTAAACTTCCGGCAATAGAATTACAGCAGTATCTTAACAGGTCTCTGGCTTTTGTCATGCCGAATATTCCGATAGCAGGAGATATGGAAGGTTTCGGACTGGTCTGTCTGGAAGCCTGTCAGGCTGGTACTCTGGTACTCGCAGCAGATATTGATGGCATACCTCAGGCTATACAGCATCAGAAAAACGGATGGCTGTTACCGGCAAAGGATGCTGATGCATGGATCCTTGAGATCAACTCGCTTCATCGGAATTCAAAAAAGCGAGATCAGATGATCCCGCTTTTTCAGACTTTTACATCCCAAAATTATGGATGGGATATCATGGTCCAACATTATTTTCAAGCCTTTCAATCTCTGGATTCAACAGCCACTTGA
- a CDS encoding energy transducer TonB has protein sequence MLGSKLNIYKKEWLEVIFQGRNQSYGAYELRQLSPRATNYGLAIVTTFVLLCSMGKFAYDHMPGEQYVTPVMEVTPVTLDDLVEKIPEEKIEDPLPAENQPKQIAQDPPALDLIRFPEPTVVDARKAKDDVAAQDDFKDDKKSPARLTLKAMPGGSAIARGEFGDKKKDGEITGKGTGTLSGGDDKVHDMVALEIQPEPIGGIKAFMKWVGENYQYPSAALEQGVNGVVMVSFVIEKDGSLTDIKVGRDLNFGTGDAAIALLKKARKWSPGIQNGRPVRVAYSLPIRLNTIQQ, from the coding sequence ATGTTAGGATCGAAATTAAATATTTACAAAAAGGAATGGCTGGAAGTTATCTTTCAAGGTCGAAATCAATCCTACGGTGCTTATGAGCTTCGTCAATTGTCTCCCAGAGCGACAAATTATGGTCTCGCAATCGTGACTACCTTCGTGTTGTTATGCAGCATGGGTAAATTTGCTTATGATCATATGCCCGGAGAGCAATATGTAACTCCTGTGATGGAGGTGACTCCTGTGACGCTTGATGATTTGGTTGAAAAGATTCCGGAGGAAAAGATTGAAGATCCGCTTCCGGCCGAAAATCAGCCTAAACAGATCGCACAGGATCCTCCGGCATTAGATCTGATCCGCTTTCCGGAACCCACTGTTGTGGACGCCAGAAAGGCAAAAGATGATGTCGCCGCTCAGGATGATTTTAAAGATGACAAAAAATCACCTGCACGTCTTACGTTGAAAGCAATGCCCGGCGGATCGGCAATCGCAAGAGGAGAGTTCGGTGATAAGAAAAAAGATGGTGAAATTACCGGAAAGGGTACAGGTACACTGAGCGGGGGAGACGATAAAGTACATGATATGGTGGCTCTGGAAATTCAACCTGAACCAATAGGGGGCATCAAAGCTTTTATGAAATGGGTCGGAGAAAATTATCAGTATCCTTCTGCAGCACTTGAACAGGGAGTCAATGGTGTAGTGATGGTCTCCTTTGTGATTGAGAAAGACGGTAGTCTTACGGATATTAAGGTAGGGCGCGATCTGAATTTCGGAACCGGAGATGCTGCAATCGCTCTACTGAAAAAAGCCAGAAAGTGGAGTCCCGGAATACAGAATGGCCGTCCGGTACGGGTTGCCTATTCACTTCCGATCCGCCTGAATACTATACAGCAATAA
- a CDS encoding energy transducer TonB: MKLLLVLFFVCCYSASNAQQNLVNYFKKDNGSAKKENAYYYRVMNIPESKLDTIFIKEFYVNGNKPKLTAKTKKIQNPTTYYGNVYRYYENGNLASKEFYSTDGIAIDSAFYYYPEGQLRDVWYYKSVYENDKTKVKDSLYIKHFDTTGKLVLKDGNGTATSYWDKDTESGEYVNHKKNGLWKGTFNGKKYRFEEEYNAGKLVKGTTYDSLNNETLYTQLGIAPEYPGGIRSLMQKVANTFKYSREMMENNINGTVIISFVVKKDGKIDNIEIEKDLGYGSREAGVRVVENLRKWSPGIQRGIPVNVRYLLPIRLNLQ, translated from the coding sequence ATGAAATTATTACTTGTTCTATTTTTCGTGTGTTGTTACTCTGCCAGTAACGCACAACAGAATTTAGTTAATTACTTTAAGAAAGATAACGGATCGGCAAAAAAAGAAAATGCGTATTACTACAGAGTAATGAATATCCCCGAGAGCAAATTGGACACTATTTTCATAAAAGAGTTCTATGTCAACGGGAATAAACCAAAATTGACTGCTAAAACAAAAAAGATCCAGAATCCTACTACATATTATGGGAACGTGTATCGCTACTATGAAAACGGGAATCTGGCCTCAAAAGAGTTTTACAGTACAGATGGTATAGCTATCGATTCGGCTTTTTATTATTATCCGGAAGGTCAACTCAGAGACGTATGGTATTACAAGTCGGTCTATGAAAATGATAAGACAAAAGTAAAAGACTCTCTTTACATCAAACACTTTGACACTACAGGCAAGTTAGTGTTAAAAGATGGTAACGGAACTGCAACATCCTATTGGGATAAAGATACAGAGTCTGGAGAATATGTAAATCATAAGAAAAACGGTCTGTGGAAAGGCACATTTAATGGTAAAAAATACCGCTTTGAAGAAGAATACAATGCCGGTAAACTGGTAAAAGGAACAACTTATGATTCCTTAAATAATGAGACGCTTTATACACAACTGGGAATAGCTCCCGAATATCCCGGTGGCATAAGAAGTCTGATGCAGAAGGTCGCCAACACCTTTAAATATTCCCGTGAAATGATGGAGAATAACATTAACGGAACCGTGATTATATCTTTTGTAGTGAAAAAAGATGGTAAAATTGACAATATCGAAATAGAGAAAGACTTAGGATATGGATCGAGAGAAGCCGGTGTGAGAGTAGTAGAAAATCTCAGAAAATGGTCGCCGGGGATACAAAGAGGAATTCCCGTCAATGTCAGATACCTTCTACCTATCCGGTTAAATTTACAATAA
- the tsaD gene encoding tRNA (adenosine(37)-N6)-threonylcarbamoyltransferase complex transferase subunit TsaD, translated as MAIILGIESSCDETSASICIDGEIKSNIIAGQAVHAKYGGVVPELASRAHQQNIIPTVDQAIREAKVHKNEIDAVAFTRGPGLLGSLLVGTSFAKSFALARNIPLIDINHMQAHILAHFIEDPKPSFPFLCLTVSGGHTQIVLVKDYFDMELLGETLDDAAGEAFDKTAKILQLPYPGGPLVDKYAQEGNPDAFSLPEPQIADLNFSFSGLKTAILYLVQKHEKENPDFLQENLKDVCASVQARIVSILLNKVKKAAKQTGIKEIAIAGGVSANSGLRSALLAMGERYKWNVFIPKFEYCTDNAAMIAIAGYHKYLKQDFVGQEVAPLARLHL; from the coding sequence ATGGCCATTATTTTGGGTATCGAATCTTCCTGTGATGAAACATCAGCATCCATATGTATAGACGGTGAAATTAAGTCAAATATTATTGCCGGACAGGCTGTTCATGCAAAATACGGAGGTGTAGTTCCGGAACTTGCATCACGTGCGCACCAGCAAAATATCATTCCGACGGTAGATCAAGCTATACGTGAAGCAAAAGTACACAAAAATGAGATAGATGCAGTAGCTTTTACGCGCGGCCCCGGATTATTAGGGTCTCTTTTGGTCGGTACTTCGTTTGCGAAGTCTTTCGCATTGGCCCGAAATATTCCATTGATTGATATCAATCATATGCAGGCGCATATTTTAGCTCATTTTATCGAAGATCCAAAACCTTCTTTTCCATTTCTATGTCTTACTGTCTCCGGAGGTCATACACAGATCGTGTTGGTAAAGGACTACTTTGATATGGAGTTGCTGGGAGAAACGTTGGATGATGCTGCAGGAGAGGCTTTTGATAAGACAGCCAAGATTCTGCAACTTCCTTATCCCGGAGGTCCGCTGGTTGATAAATATGCACAGGAAGGCAATCCGGATGCTTTTTCACTTCCTGAACCTCAGATTGCTGATCTGAATTTTAGTTTTTCAGGACTCAAAACGGCTATTCTCTATCTTGTACAGAAACATGAAAAGGAAAATCCTGATTTTCTTCAGGAAAATCTTAAAGATGTATGTGCCTCTGTTCAGGCCAGAATTGTTTCTATATTATTGAATAAAGTCAAAAAAGCCGCAAAGCAGACAGGTATCAAAGAGATAGCAATTGCAGGCGGAGTATCCGCTAATTCGGGACTGCGTAGTGCTTTGTTAGCAATGGGGGAACGGTATAAGTGGAATGTATTTATCCCTAAATTTGAATATTGTACTGATAATGCTGCAATGATTGCTATTGCAGGATATCACAAATATCTTAAGCAAGATTTTGTAGGTCAGGAAGTAGCGCCTTTAGCGCGTTTGCATCTGTAG
- a CDS encoding translocation/assembly module TamB domain-containing protein, translating into MLALFVFSLQYKPVQTYLAKKAASYLSKELNASITIKSIYFKPFSSLVLQDLKINDSIGQTILYTEQIDADLKLTELWQNKITVEKIYSKNTFIDFEIYKDSTNFSFLINYFSPKKKQKKKPSKKMDLVLQSVILENNHLKIVNNTKKHYKYGVDYGNLDITALSGTFDQIRLDSGSMSAVIHKLSLQEKSGLHLKELSTKAFYGKKRMEFTDLKLVTNRSRLTDYIKFEYDSLADFSDFMEKVRVKARFRNSFVSSKDIEYFATDMKYVQFDVLIPQANLHGTVADIRAKNTLMRMGRNTELAGDFTVKGLPEINKTVFGFNLTSLKSNAKDLESLIPLLGNMKSFKLPKIVHQLENIAYKGRFDGFYNDFKANGSFKTALGDLKTESHINLKRGLSYDGHIQSPEFAINTVVPVKDLGKTGFDLTFDGKGTDFKALDLNVKGHLERIRFRDYTYNRLDIDGNIADEFLHISGKLNDRNATLAFSTDIDWKKDSPSYLLNAQIENTNLFAINLFKKDTINIHNTSLTTNLQGDNLNNLIGKLEAKDIHFTTSKGTFNIAFLDFDAAGNQEDRNLVLHSDVLDVNLKGEIDLTTIGSYFRSLAMRYAPAIGFETKPYNKQNFDLFLNVKSFNPIASFVDPNLTLEDGATLNANFSSEDYTAQFQAYSPVVRYNGIKLTNLIIEENANQEALALMITADRLNLSDSAYINNINLTNILSKDSLLFNVKLSQQSSPNYLDLNGNILFAHNKPAYINFSPSTVQINREEWNINQDAQVRISKGKVYMENLKLSQGEQEIKVDGAMSDENDKINFAFNNFGLASLDGFTKPMGIAMQGKVNGNLQINSLFKKPYFNADLKTSPIVYNGLPIGQLKLMATYNPEGSLVDLDVDLADGINKQLKLDGTYNIGDDKNAIDISGKLVNTDLIIFQPFLRNLVSDLHGSVSGDISVKGYINKPEISAATHFKDASFIVNYLKTPYRVSDDEVKVSKNHIVLNNLKIFDPNNHEATANGYIDLNKLSDPRIDVDVSTQNFLVLNTTYKDNNLYYGTAYATGTFKFKGLTSAMKIDIRAKSNENTTFTIPFNSSMTVSESDFIYFISPDSSENRRKNNRNTFQGLSMNMDLNITPDAEVNLQTDLGSLKGRGTGALNLKISSLGDFEMFGDYVVSSGKFNFTAQDFINKIFDMKEGGTIRWAGNPSEAIINLSAVYEQRTSVAPLYNAAGRSSTRDQRVLAQADMILKGNLTKPDISFALTFPQDPYINDELQGYLTDANNVNQQAMSLIVRRSFTPGSSTEFGKEVNNTLLSAGTEIAFNQLNTIISQSLNINFFDLNIRSLNDASASLRFFNDRLVITGGVTDRRNLQLNDLNVFSNEVATDAELSYRLRKDGSLILRASNRLNTRNFLLLGMDNDYISAAGLVYRQEFNSFSEFFKRMLFWRRLEEETKPKKKEPQKSTK; encoded by the coding sequence TTGCTTGCCTTATTTGTATTCTCTTTGCAATACAAACCCGTCCAGACCTATCTGGCTAAAAAAGCAGCCTCCTACCTTAGCAAAGAATTAAACGCCTCTATCACCATCAAAAGCATCTACTTTAAACCATTCTCATCCCTCGTACTTCAGGACCTCAAAATAAATGACAGTATCGGACAGACCATTCTCTACACAGAGCAGATAGATGCAGATCTGAAACTCACGGAACTCTGGCAGAATAAGATCACCGTTGAAAAGATCTATTCCAAAAACACGTTCATTGATTTTGAAATATACAAGGACAGCACCAATTTTTCTTTTCTTATTAACTACTTCTCCCCTAAGAAGAAACAAAAAAAGAAACCTTCTAAAAAGATGGATCTGGTTCTGCAGAGTGTTATCCTGGAAAACAATCATCTGAAAATCGTCAACAACACAAAAAAGCATTATAAATACGGGGTAGATTACGGAAATCTGGATATCACAGCATTATCCGGCACATTTGATCAGATCAGATTAGATTCAGGTTCCATGAGTGCCGTTATCCATAAGCTCAGTCTGCAGGAGAAATCAGGACTACATCTCAAGGAACTTTCTACCAAGGCCTTCTACGGGAAAAAGAGGATGGAATTTACCGATCTCAAACTGGTGACCAACCGGTCCAGGCTTACCGATTATATAAAATTTGAATACGACAGTCTGGCCGACTTCAGTGATTTCATGGAAAAGGTGCGTGTAAAAGCCCGCTTCCGCAACTCCTTTGTGTCTTCTAAAGATATCGAGTACTTTGCTACAGACATGAAATATGTACAATTCGATGTCCTCATCCCACAGGCCAATCTTCATGGAACAGTAGCCGATATACGCGCAAAAAATACGCTTATGCGTATGGGCAGAAATACTGAACTTGCGGGAGATTTTACAGTGAAAGGTTTACCGGAAATCAACAAAACGGTATTTGGATTTAACTTAACCTCTCTAAAAAGTAATGCTAAGGATTTGGAGAGCCTTATCCCACTCTTGGGCAATATGAAGTCTTTCAAACTTCCGAAGATCGTTCATCAGCTTGAAAACATAGCATATAAAGGACGTTTTGATGGATTTTACAATGATTTCAAAGCAAACGGATCATTTAAAACAGCATTGGGTGACTTAAAAACAGAAAGTCATATAAACCTTAAAAGGGGGCTTTCCTATGATGGTCATATACAATCTCCTGAATTTGCGATCAATACAGTAGTACCTGTTAAAGATCTTGGAAAAACCGGATTTGATCTTACATTTGACGGAAAAGGAACAGACTTCAAAGCATTAGATCTAAATGTAAAGGGGCATCTGGAACGCATACGATTCAGGGACTATACCTATAACCGGCTGGACATCGATGGAAATATTGCAGATGAATTTTTACATATATCCGGCAAATTAAATGATCGCAATGCCACATTGGCTTTCAGCACAGACATAGACTGGAAAAAGGATTCTCCTTCTTACCTGCTGAATGCGCAGATAGAAAACACCAATCTATTCGCTATCAATCTTTTCAAAAAAGACACTATAAATATTCATAATACAAGCCTCACCACTAATCTGCAGGGCGACAATCTGAATAATCTGATTGGCAAACTGGAAGCAAAAGACATTCATTTTACCACTTCCAAAGGCACATTCAATATCGCTTTTCTGGATTTCGATGCAGCCGGCAATCAGGAAGATCGCAACCTGGTTTTACATTCGGATGTATTGGATGTAAACCTGAAGGGTGAGATTGATCTTACGACGATCGGATCTTATTTCAGATCGCTGGCTATGCGTTATGCTCCGGCCATCGGATTTGAAACAAAACCTTACAATAAGCAAAATTTCGACTTATTTCTGAATGTAAAATCATTCAATCCCATTGCCTCTTTCGTAGATCCGAACCTTACACTGGAGGACGGTGCAACCCTCAATGCAAACTTCTCTTCTGAAGACTATACAGCACAGTTTCAGGCCTATAGTCCTGTTGTAAGATATAACGGTATAAAGCTCACGAATCTGATCATCGAAGAAAACGCAAATCAGGAAGCTCTGGCTTTAATGATCACGGCAGACCGCCTTAATCTTTCTGACAGCGCATATATCAACAATATCAATCTGACTAATATTCTTTCTAAAGACAGTCTGCTGTTCAATGTCAAATTATCCCAGCAGTCTTCTCCAAATTACCTGGATCTGAACGGAAATATATTATTTGCACATAATAAGCCTGCATACATTAACTTCTCTCCCTCCACAGTACAGATCAACAGGGAAGAATGGAATATCAATCAGGATGCCCAGGTCAGGATTTCCAAAGGAAAGGTTTACATGGAAAATCTCAAGCTGAGTCAGGGAGAGCAGGAGATCAAAGTGGATGGAGCGATGTCCGATGAGAACGACAAGATCAACTTTGCTTTCAATAATTTCGGATTAGCCTCTCTGGACGGTTTTACAAAGCCAATGGGTATTGCCATGCAGGGTAAAGTAAACGGCAATCTGCAGATCAATTCTTTATTCAAAAAACCGTACTTCAATGCCGACCTCAAGACCAGTCCGATCGTATACAACGGATTGCCGATCGGTCAGTTGAAACTGATGGCGACCTACAACCCGGAAGGAAGTCTCGTCGATCTGGATGTTGATCTGGCAGACGGGATAAACAAACAGCTTAAACTGGATGGTACGTATAATATAGGTGATGATAAAAATGCTATTGATATCTCTGGTAAACTCGTCAATACGGATTTAATTATATTTCAACCGTTTCTACGGAATCTGGTTTCCGATTTACACGGTTCTGTTTCCGGAGACATCAGTGTAAAAGGCTATATCAACAAGCCGGAGATAAGTGCTGCTACACATTTCAAGGATGCATCATTTATTGTCAACTACCTGAAGACACCTTACAGAGTTTCGGACGATGAGGTAAAAGTATCCAAAAATCATATTGTACTCAACAACCTGAAGATATTCGATCCTAACAATCACGAAGCAACAGCCAATGGTTATATTGATCTGAATAAACTTTCGGATCCGCGAATAGATGTTGATGTCAGCACGCAGAATTTTCTTGTGCTCAATACCACGTATAAAGACAACAACCTCTACTACGGCACGGCCTATGCCACAGGAACATTCAAATTCAAGGGACTCACCTCCGCCATGAAAATTGATATACGGGCCAAATCCAATGAGAATACAACGTTTACGATACCTTTCAACAGTTCGATGACGGTATCGGAGAGCGATTTTATATACTTTATCAGTCCCGATTCATCGGAAAACCGGAGAAAGAATAATCGGAACACCTTTCAGGGCTTAAGCATGAATATGGATCTGAATATCACACCCGATGCTGAAGTAAATCTGCAGACAGATCTCGGTTCATTAAAAGGAAGAGGTACAGGAGCATTGAACCTCAAGATATCCAGTCTGGGTGATTTTGAAATGTTCGGTGATTATGTGGTAAGTTCCGGCAAATTCAACTTTACGGCACAGGACTTTATCAATAAGATCTTCGATATGAAAGAAGGCGGTACTATCCGTTGGGCAGGGAATCCGAGTGAAGCTATTATCAACCTTAGCGCAGTCTATGAGCAAAGAACTTCAGTAGCACCGCTATACAATGCTGCCGGCCGTTCATCCACCAGAGATCAGCGCGTACTCGCACAGGCAGATATGATCCTGAAAGGAAACCTCACCAAACCGGATATAAGTTTTGCACTGACCTTTCCGCAGGATCCGTATATCAATGATGAATTGCAGGGGTATCTGACCGATGCTAACAATGTCAATCAGCAGGCGATGAGTCTTATTGTAAGGCGCAGCTTCACACCGGGATCATCTACCGAGTTTGGAAAAGAAGTGAATAATACATTGTTATCAGCAGGAACGGAAATTGCCTTCAATCAGTTGAATACGATTATTTCCCAATCGCTCAACATCAACTTCTTTGATCTCAATATCCGTTCGCTTAATGATGCTTCAGCATCCTTGCGCTTTTTTAATGACAGGCTCGTCATTACGGGAGGTGTGACGGACAGAAGAAATCTGCAACTCAACGATCTGAATGTATTCTCCAATGAAGTTGCGACAGATGCAGAGCTCTCCTATCGCCTGCGTAAAGATGGCAGTTTGATCCTGCGTGCATCCAACCGTCTTAATACACGAAATTTCCTGCTCTTAGGAATGGATAATGACTATATCAGTGCTGCCGGATTGGTCTACAGACAGGAATTCAACAGCTTCTCAGAATTCTTTAAACGCATGTTATTCTGGAGACGCCTTGAAGAAGAAACAAAGCCTAAGAAAAAAGAACCACAAAAATCCACAAAATAA
- the tig gene encoding trigger factor produces the protein MKVSHKKIDDINANITVDLAPEDYNPQVDKAIKDQAKKAKLPGFRPGMVPTGHIRRTYGKSILFDEVNKVVNDKIAEYISENKLEVLGQPLPVDEEVNYNWDFKDSFNFTYEIGLAPEFETPFTKETEFTEYDIKADTETLESRIKNLRRSYGKMTNPEVSEEGDVLYATLKQEGEEGIEKTTSVRTDIIEDAKIKKSLSGLKKDDSVKIDVKKAFKAADLARILGITEEEAEAIAPAKFELTVKNINRLEESELNQEFFDKLFPAGEVTTEEVFKEKVTEEVENLFKQNSAQKLRNDLYTFGMEKVDVKFPEEFLKRWLKATNPNITEQELEEGFADFINNLKWTIIENRIVTANNLEVKYDEVINLAKERIYAQIKMYNINEEPADEQLSQYAIQMLQDREQANRLFEEAKALKVFDHLKTVVKLKSKKIDYDKFEKLA, from the coding sequence ATGAAAGTTTCTCACAAGAAGATTGACGACATCAACGCTAACATCACAGTTGATTTAGCACCAGAAGATTACAACCCACAGGTTGATAAGGCAATAAAAGATCAGGCTAAAAAAGCTAAATTACCAGGTTTCCGTCCGGGAATGGTTCCTACTGGTCACATCAGAAGAACATACGGTAAATCAATCTTATTTGACGAAGTCAATAAGGTAGTGAATGATAAAATTGCAGAGTATATTTCAGAAAACAAACTGGAAGTATTGGGACAACCTCTTCCTGTTGATGAAGAAGTAAACTACAACTGGGATTTCAAAGATTCATTCAACTTCACATACGAAATTGGTTTAGCACCTGAATTTGAAACTCCTTTCACTAAAGAAACTGAATTCACTGAATACGATATCAAAGCAGATACGGAAACATTAGAGTCTCGTATCAAAAATCTTCGTCGCAGCTACGGAAAAATGACAAATCCTGAAGTATCAGAAGAGGGAGATGTATTGTACGCTACGTTGAAACAAGAAGGTGAAGAAGGTATTGAAAAAACAACATCTGTCCGCACTGATATCATCGAAGACGCTAAGATCAAAAAATCTTTGTCAGGTCTTAAAAAAGATGATTCGGTAAAGATTGATGTGAAAAAAGCATTCAAAGCAGCTGATCTTGCACGTATCCTGGGTATCACTGAAGAAGAAGCGGAAGCAATCGCTCCTGCAAAATTCGAATTGACTGTTAAAAATATCAACCGTCTTGAAGAATCTGAATTGAATCAGGAATTCTTTGATAAATTATTCCCTGCAGGTGAAGTAACTACAGAGGAAGTTTTCAAAGAAAAAGTAACAGAAGAAGTGGAGAACTTGTTCAAACAAAATTCTGCTCAGAAATTGCGTAATGATCTTTATACTTTCGGTATGGAGAAAGTTGACGTGAAATTCCCTGAAGAATTCCTGAAAAGATGGTTGAAAGCAACTAATCCGAATATCACTGAACAAGAGCTGGAAGAAGGCTTTGCTGATTTCATCAATAACCTGAAATGGACCATCATTGAAAACCGTATTGTTACAGCTAACAACTTAGAAGTAAAATACGATGAGGTGATTAATCTTGCAAAAGAACGTATCTACGCTCAGATCAAAATGTATAACATCAATGAAGAGCCTGCTGACGAGCAATTGTCACAATATGCTATTCAGATGTTGCAGGACAGAGAGCAGGCTAACCGTCTTTTCGAAGAAGCTAAAGCTCTTAAGGTATTCGATCACCTGAAAACAGTTGTAAAATTGAAATCAAAGAAAATCGATTACGATAAATTTGAAAAATTAGCATAA
- a CDS encoding winged helix-turn-helix domain-containing protein gives MNINLDLYDKTLENKVRLQIMSVLVANLEYDFSSLKMLLDVTDGNLASNLKTLEKEGYIEVFKTFIDRKPNTRYRKTTKGQAAFENHLTALENLIKQQYK, from the coding sequence GTGAACATCAACTTAGATTTATACGATAAAACATTAGAGAATAAAGTCCGCTTACAGATTATGAGTGTGCTGGTTGCAAATCTCGAGTATGACTTCAGCTCGCTGAAAATGTTACTGGATGTCACAGACGGCAATTTGGCTTCCAACCTCAAAACGCTTGAAAAAGAAGGATATATAGAGGTGTTCAAGACATTTATCGATCGTAAGCCTAATACTCGTTACAGAAAGACGACTAAAGGACAAGCAGCATTTGAGAATCACCTCACAGCGCTTGAAAATTTAATAAAACAACAGTACAAATAA